The following are encoded in a window of Ruficoccus amylovorans genomic DNA:
- a CDS encoding exodeoxyribonuclease III, with protein MTLVSWNVNGLRAVMKKGFGDFVGTHQPDILCLQEIKASEADIPKLEIPYACQYYHSAEKKGYSGTAIFSNVPAASVNLDWPDRALHPQEGRVQVADFGRFYLVNVYVPNSQNELRRLGYRTGEFDPAFREMLTALAKEKSVVVCGDFNVAHEEIDIARPQANRRNAGFTDEERAEFTRHLESGLIDTFRHLNPGLAEQYTWWSFRAGARARNIGWRIDYFLVSKDLEPHLADAFILKDVMGSDHCPLGIRLKWD; from the coding sequence CTGACCCTCGTCTCCTGGAATGTGAACGGCCTGCGCGCCGTCATGAAAAAAGGCTTTGGCGACTTCGTCGGCACCCACCAACCCGATATCCTCTGCCTGCAGGAGATTAAAGCGTCCGAGGCAGACATCCCCAAACTCGAAATCCCCTACGCCTGCCAGTACTACCACTCGGCGGAAAAAAAAGGCTACTCGGGCACGGCTATTTTTTCCAACGTTCCGGCCGCCAGTGTAAACCTCGACTGGCCCGACCGCGCCCTGCACCCGCAGGAGGGCCGCGTGCAGGTGGCCGACTTCGGACGCTTCTACCTGGTCAATGTCTATGTCCCCAATTCGCAGAACGAGCTGCGGCGACTCGGCTACCGCACAGGTGAGTTCGACCCGGCCTTCCGGGAAATGCTGACCGCATTGGCGAAGGAAAAATCCGTCGTCGTGTGCGGGGACTTTAACGTCGCCCACGAGGAAATCGATATCGCCCGCCCGCAGGCCAACCGCCGCAACGCGGGCTTCACCGACGAAGAACGGGCGGAATTCACCCGGCACCTCGAAAGCGGCCTCATCGACACCTTCCGTCACCTCAACCCCGGCCTGGCCGAACAGTACACATGGTGGAGCTTCCGCGCCGGAGCCCGCGCCCGCAACATCGGCTGGCGCATCGACTACTTCCTCGTCTCCAAAGACCTTGAGCCCCACCTGGCCGACGCGTTTATCCTCAAGGACGTCATGGGTTCCGACCACTGCCCGCTGGGCATCCGGCTCAAGTGGGACTAG
- a CDS encoding sialidase family protein — protein sequence MPSSPLFRRLFSHGSLPVAGVLLSMLAGVRPAYGIDTPTGAPIRPLAQDYVIVAEADPKIGPLFNPSIVALDDGRLVAAYLVSKKYAKLPSEQHIATSDDGGKTWQLRHTDSIGQSRLFVDGDSIYSLGSGKSLRIIRSTDDGETWSAPSLIATGRWHQSATNYIHANGNIYLPLEKRIHNDIDAWPVGDFAPVLLRGRSGTDLTRPENWTFASELAFADLIPGYRENDPDLDWFGVPFYPSNYPDSQLLDRSSGVIRSVAPMGWLETNVAQITDPNHYWYDPEGKTFHLLMRAHTGGTGYAALLKVVEQEDGSMLTELEKVPSGRTQLFLPLPGGQMRFHILYDEETELYWLLGSQATDSMTRADRLPAARFGTPNNERHRMVLHFSKNLVDWCFAGVVAMTDAPDQTRHYASMAVDGDDLVILSRSGDERAHSAHNGNLITFHRVKNFRDLVY from the coding sequence ATGCCAAGCTCCCCTCTTTTTCGTCGCCTTTTTTCTCATGGCTCACTCCCGGTCGCTGGCGTGCTCCTCTCGATGCTCGCAGGCGTCCGACCTGCATACGGTATCGACACGCCAACCGGGGCCCCGATCCGCCCCCTGGCACAAGACTATGTAATTGTCGCCGAGGCGGACCCGAAAATCGGGCCGCTGTTCAACCCGTCCATCGTCGCCCTCGACGATGGACGCCTCGTGGCCGCCTACCTCGTCAGCAAGAAGTACGCGAAATTACCTTCCGAACAGCACATTGCGACCTCGGATGACGGTGGCAAAACCTGGCAGCTCCGCCACACCGACTCCATCGGACAAAGCCGGCTGTTTGTCGATGGGGACAGCATCTATTCGCTCGGGTCGGGCAAATCCCTGCGCATTATCCGCTCCACCGATGACGGAGAGACGTGGTCCGCCCCTTCCCTGATCGCCACCGGACGCTGGCACCAAAGCGCGACCAATTACATCCATGCCAACGGCAATATCTATCTGCCGCTGGAAAAGCGCATTCACAACGACATCGATGCCTGGCCAGTGGGTGACTTCGCCCCGGTGTTGCTGCGCGGGCGCTCGGGCACGGACTTGACGCGACCTGAGAACTGGACGTTCGCAAGTGAGCTGGCGTTCGCCGACCTCATCCCCGGATACCGGGAAAACGATCCGGACCTCGACTGGTTCGGCGTTCCTTTTTATCCGTCAAACTATCCCGACAGCCAGTTGCTCGATCGCTCCTCCGGCGTTATCAGGTCCGTTGCGCCGATGGGCTGGCTGGAGACCAATGTAGCCCAAATCACCGATCCCAATCACTACTGGTACGACCCCGAGGGCAAGACCTTTCACCTGCTCATGCGCGCTCACACCGGCGGCACCGGATACGCGGCGCTGCTCAAAGTCGTAGAGCAGGAGGACGGAAGCATGCTGACTGAGTTGGAAAAAGTCCCCTCTGGTCGCACTCAACTTTTTCTCCCCCTGCCCGGCGGGCAGATGCGCTTTCACATCCTCTATGACGAAGAGACAGAGCTGTACTGGCTACTCGGCTCGCAGGCCACAGACTCCATGACGCGTGCCGACCGCCTCCCTGCGGCCCGCTTCGGCACTCCCAATAACGAACGCCACCGGATGGTCCTGCATTTCTCCAAAAACCTCGTGGACTGGTGCTTCGCCGGGGTAGTGGCGATGACTGACGCTCCCGACCAGACCCGGCATTACGCATCTATGGCGGTGGACGGAGACGACCTCGTGATCCTCTCCCGCAGCGGAGACGAGCGGGCCCATAGCGCCCACAACGGTAACCTGATCACCTTCCACCGCGTCAAGAATTTCCGCGACCTGGTTTACTGA
- a CDS encoding TQO small subunit DoxD, whose amino-acid sequence MKQQALPSPAVRLPLIADAFFAVRLVLGWTYFSAFWRRMIIDYKLDPEAAGYIGAKFNHFLPNAFLIKPGIEFFVSHPELLWWKLLLFTLVEGVVGLALMTGFLTRAAGLATSLLALGILLGAGWLGTTCLDEWQIGILGVAGGLAVAITGGGRYSLDYLISTRKPQWDRHGLCRWLSLGFIEKWPLSRLAFWGGLAAFALALLTNQVFHGGLWGPLHNKSVRPLVEVQKAQISGDTLSFTAYRVEGADVYGSFLIGVSIRSADGETVAHWGMEELADLPEADIKNSYVAKIRPGPHGLILPLGARAQIHLRDKALASLAPGDYSVELEDISGAQWTSPLHIEAQP is encoded by the coding sequence ATGAAGCAGCAAGCCCTCCCCTCTCCCGCCGTCCGCCTTCCTCTGATCGCGGACGCTTTTTTCGCCGTTCGCCTCGTTCTGGGCTGGACCTATTTTTCCGCCTTCTGGCGGCGGATGATCATCGACTACAAGCTCGACCCCGAAGCGGCGGGCTACATCGGAGCCAAGTTCAATCACTTTTTGCCCAATGCTTTCCTGATCAAACCCGGGATCGAGTTCTTCGTCAGCCACCCCGAACTGCTGTGGTGGAAGCTGCTGCTCTTCACACTGGTGGAGGGCGTGGTCGGGTTGGCGCTCATGACGGGCTTTTTGACGCGTGCCGCCGGACTGGCCACCAGCCTGCTCGCGCTGGGTATCCTGCTGGGGGCGGGCTGGCTCGGCACAACCTGTCTCGACGAGTGGCAAATAGGCATCCTCGGCGTGGCCGGGGGGCTGGCCGTCGCCATCACCGGCGGAGGACGCTATTCCCTGGATTACCTTATCTCCACCCGCAAGCCGCAGTGGGACCGGCACGGGCTCTGCCGATGGCTTTCTCTCGGTTTCATTGAAAAATGGCCGCTGTCGCGCCTGGCGTTCTGGGGCGGGCTGGCCGCCTTCGCGCTCGCGCTGTTGACCAACCAGGTTTTTCACGGTGGCCTCTGGGGACCGCTGCATAACAAATCCGTGCGCCCGCTGGTGGAAGTTCAGAAAGCCCAGATCAGTGGGGATACCCTCAGCTTCACCGCCTACCGGGTCGAAGGGGCGGACGTTTACGGTTCGTTCCTGATCGGGGTTAGCATCCGCAGCGCTGACGGAGAAACGGTTGCTCACTGGGGGATGGAGGAGCTTGCCGACCTCCCCGAAGCTGACATTAAAAACAGCTACGTGGCCAAGATTCGCCCCGGTCCGCACGGGTTGATCCTGCCGCTTGGGGCACGGGCGCAGATCCACTTGCGCGACAAGGCGCTGGCCTCGCTCGCTCCCGGTGATTACAGCGTTGAACTTGAGGACATCAGCGGCGCACAATGGACGTCCCCCCTCCATATCGAAGCACAACCATGA
- the infA gene encoding translation initiation factor IF-1 yields MSNEVIEVEGKIVAVLPGTMFRVELPNKHVVLATISGKLRKNFIKITTGDMVKMEMTPMDLNRARITYRLRNANHNRNAPMRSFGPRRRGR; encoded by the coding sequence ATGTCCAACGAAGTCATCGAAGTCGAGGGTAAGATCGTCGCCGTTCTGCCCGGTACCATGTTCCGGGTAGAACTGCCCAACAAGCACGTCGTGCTTGCCACCATCTCCGGCAAGCTGCGTAAGAATTTTATCAAGATCACGACGGGGGACATGGTAAAGATGGAAATGACCCCGATGGATCTCAACCGCGCCCGCATCACCTACCGCCTGCGCAACGCCAACCATAACCGCAATGCGCCCATGCGCAGCTTCGGCCCCCGCCGCCGCGGCCGCTAG
- the dtd gene encoding D-aminoacyl-tRNA deacylase, translated as MRAVIQRVDAASVSVAGETVGEIGPGLLVFLGVGEGDTMEDVAWLASKVCKLRVFEDGEGRMNRALTETGGGVLVISQFTLFGNLKKGTRPSFNRSAPPELAIPLYEAFISEASRLLEKPVPSGRFAADMTIHAVNNGPVTLILDTRQKDF; from the coding sequence ATGCGTGCCGTCATTCAGCGAGTGGACGCGGCCTCGGTCAGCGTCGCGGGGGAAACGGTGGGTGAAATCGGGCCGGGCCTGCTTGTCTTTCTCGGCGTGGGGGAGGGCGATACGATGGAGGATGTGGCCTGGCTCGCGTCGAAGGTCTGCAAACTGCGTGTCTTCGAGGACGGGGAGGGCCGGATGAACCGCGCCTTGACCGAAACCGGCGGCGGCGTGCTTGTCATCAGCCAGTTCACGCTCTTTGGGAACCTGAAAAAGGGCACGCGCCCGTCGTTCAACCGTTCGGCCCCGCCGGAGCTGGCCATCCCGCTGTACGAGGCGTTTATCTCGGAGGCCTCGCGGTTGTTGGAAAAGCCCGTGCCCTCGGGCCGTTTCGCCGCCGACATGACGATCCACGCCGTCAACAACGGCCCCGTCACGCTCATTCTCGATACCCGCCAGAAAGATTTTTAA
- a CDS encoding TIGR01777 family oxidoreductase, with amino-acid sequence MMTVAIAGGTGLIGSALRASLEADGHRCLILSRSPGENTVRWDPETGEIDAGALAGVDAVVNLAGRNIGGRWSESVKREIRESRVAGTELLARLIAELEPKPRVFINASAIGYYGIERDGDLAEDAPAGEGFLADVCREWEAAAAPAIASGVRTVLLRNGVVLTPDGGALEKILTPFKAGIGGPIGDGKQWMSWIALDDVVGLIRFCLNHDSISGPVNATAPAPVTNAEFATTLGEVMDKPSAITTPAFAVKFAFGQMAEETVLSSVRVLPAKAEAAGYVFRFPTLQPALEHLLS; translated from the coding sequence ATGATGACAGTCGCCATTGCCGGAGGAACCGGCCTGATCGGAAGCGCTCTGCGCGCTTCACTCGAAGCCGACGGGCACCGTTGCCTGATCCTTTCCCGTTCGCCGGGCGAGAACACCGTCCGCTGGGACCCCGAGACCGGCGAAATCGACGCCGGGGCGCTGGCAGGAGTTGATGCTGTCGTCAACCTGGCCGGGCGCAATATCGGCGGCCGCTGGAGCGAGTCGGTCAAGCGTGAGATCCGCGAAAGCCGTGTCGCTGGAACGGAACTGCTGGCTCGCCTCATTGCCGAACTGGAGCCGAAGCCACGCGTTTTCATCAATGCCTCGGCCATCGGTTACTATGGCATCGAGCGCGACGGGGATTTGGCGGAGGATGCCCCCGCCGGGGAAGGCTTTCTGGCCGATGTCTGCCGTGAGTGGGAAGCCGCTGCCGCCCCGGCCATCGCCTCGGGCGTCCGTACGGTGCTCCTGCGAAACGGGGTGGTTCTGACGCCCGATGGCGGCGCGCTGGAAAAAATTCTGACGCCGTTCAAGGCCGGGATCGGCGGCCCCATCGGCGACGGCAAGCAGTGGATGAGCTGGATCGCGCTCGACGATGTGGTGGGGCTGATCCGTTTCTGCCTCAACCACGATTCAATCAGTGGGCCGGTCAACGCCACCGCCCCCGCACCCGTGACCAACGCGGAATTTGCCACCACGCTGGGTGAGGTCATGGACAAGCCCTCGGCCATCACCACGCCCGCCTTCGCGGTCAAGTTCGCCTTCGGGCAGATGGCGGAGGAGACGGTTCTCTCCAGCGTGCGGGTGCTCCCGGCCAAGGCCGAAGCCGCCGGGTATGTTTTCCGTTTTCCGACCTTGCAACCGGCGCTCGAACACCTCTTGTCGTAG
- a CDS encoding cryptochrome/photolyase family protein yields the protein MLLVVRQMLSSPARPSLLWFRLDLRLEDNPALADALAAGGPVLPVFVHDPAGEGAWALGGASRWWLHHALADLADQLDRLGLPLILREGDASGCLRELLAETGAEAVYANRRYEPAAIAQEAEVAEGVLASGAKIYFSNAALLFEPWEIRNKSGNPFQVFTPYWRTCREQGWPGPVRVDLKKLAKIPAKECPRSLALDELGLLPDKDWDAGFYEAWQPTREGALARLETFVREGLDEYEGERDRPDQDGTSRLSPYLHFGQIGPREVAAALKQGAGAVAAGADKYLAEIGWREFSHHLLYHFPQTPEAPLRPEFADFPWRENADLLRAWQRGRTGYPLVDAGMRQLWSTGWMHNRVRMVAASLLVKHLLQPWQAGARWFWDTLVDADLANNTQGWQWTAGCGADAAPYFRVFNPVTQGERFDPQGDYVRRWVPELAKLPPKFIHRPWEAPASLLEDCGVVLGNDYPEPIVGHVEGRGRALAAFEKFKSARS from the coding sequence ATGCTATTGGTTGTCCGGCAGATGCTTTCCTCACCTGCGCGACCCTCTCTGCTCTGGTTCCGGCTCGATCTGCGGCTGGAAGATAACCCCGCCCTGGCCGACGCACTCGCGGCAGGCGGGCCGGTGCTCCCGGTCTTTGTTCATGATCCGGCAGGCGAAGGGGCTTGGGCTCTCGGCGGCGCTTCCCGCTGGTGGCTGCATCATGCGCTGGCTGATCTGGCTGATCAACTCGACCGGCTTGGTCTCCCGCTGATTTTACGCGAGGGGGATGCGTCGGGCTGCCTGCGTGAGCTTCTGGCCGAGACAGGGGCCGAAGCGGTGTATGCCAATCGCCGTTACGAACCTGCGGCTATCGCGCAGGAGGCGGAGGTAGCGGAGGGCGTGCTGGCATCCGGGGCTAAAATTTATTTTAGTAACGCGGCGCTGCTTTTTGAGCCCTGGGAGATCCGTAACAAGTCCGGTAATCCCTTTCAGGTGTTTACGCCCTACTGGCGGACCTGCCGGGAGCAGGGGTGGCCCGGCCCGGTACGGGTGGATTTAAAAAAGCTGGCAAAAATACCCGCCAAAGAATGCCCGCGTTCGCTCGCGCTGGACGAGCTTGGCCTGCTGCCCGACAAGGACTGGGATGCGGGCTTTTACGAGGCTTGGCAGCCGACGCGGGAGGGGGCGTTGGCGAGACTGGAGACCTTTGTCCGCGAGGGGCTTGACGAGTACGAGGGAGAGCGTGACCGTCCGGACCAGGACGGGACTTCGCGGCTTTCGCCGTACCTTCACTTCGGGCAGATTGGACCGCGAGAGGTTGCCGCCGCGCTAAAGCAGGGGGCGGGCGCGGTTGCTGCCGGAGCGGACAAGTACCTGGCTGAAATCGGCTGGCGCGAGTTCTCGCATCACCTGCTGTACCATTTCCCGCAGACGCCGGAAGCGCCACTGAGGCCGGAGTTTGCCGACTTCCCCTGGCGGGAAAACGCTGACTTGCTCCGGGCCTGGCAACGCGGCCGAACGGGTTACCCCTTGGTCGATGCCGGGATGCGGCAGCTCTGGTCGACCGGCTGGATGCACAATCGCGTGCGTATGGTGGCGGCCTCCCTGCTGGTCAAGCACCTGCTTCAGCCCTGGCAGGCAGGCGCGCGCTGGTTCTGGGACACGTTGGTGGACGCCGACCTGGCCAACAACACCCAAGGCTGGCAATGGACCGCCGGTTGCGGGGCTGATGCCGCGCCGTATTTTCGCGTCTTCAACCCCGTGACGCAGGGCGAGCGTTTCGATCCGCAGGGCGACTACGTGCGCCGCTGGGTGCCCGAACTGGCCAAGCTGCCTCCGAAGTTCATCCACCGTCCGTGGGAGGCTCCGGCTTCGCTGCTGGAGGATTGCGGGGTGGTGTTGGGGAACGATTACCCCGAGCCAATCGTGGGGCATGTCGAGGGGCGCGGGCGCGCGCTGGCCGCGTTCGAGAAATTCAAATCCGCCCGCTCGTGA
- the cysK gene encoding cysteine synthase A: MSGAYNSITETVGNTPLIKLNKLTEGLEAEVWLKCEFFNPLSSVKDRIGLAMIEAAEKAGKLKPGGFVIEPTSGNTGIALAFVCASRGYRCLLTMPETMSLERRVLLRMLGAEIVLTPGPKGMGGAITRAAELVEEYKGEAFMPQQFENPANPEAHRRTTAEEIWKATGGKIDAFVSGVGTGGTITGVSEVIKSRKELYAVAVEPEASPVISGGKPGPHKIQGIGAGFIPKNLNTEIVDEVIQITNEQAFSTAQELTALEGIPVGISSGANVRAALTLAARPEMAGKKIVTVACSSVERYLSTPLAEKARQEVAAGFNI; the protein is encoded by the coding sequence ATGTCTGGAGCCTATAACAGCATCACGGAAACGGTCGGCAACACGCCGTTGATCAAACTCAACAAACTGACCGAAGGCCTTGAAGCCGAAGTCTGGCTCAAGTGCGAATTTTTCAACCCGCTCTCCAGCGTCAAGGACCGTATCGGCCTGGCCATGATTGAAGCGGCGGAAAAGGCGGGCAAGCTCAAGCCCGGTGGTTTTGTGATCGAGCCGACCTCCGGTAATACCGGGATCGCCCTGGCCTTTGTCTGCGCCTCGCGCGGCTACCGCTGCCTGCTGACCATGCCCGAGACGATGTCGCTGGAGCGCCGCGTGCTCCTGCGTATGCTCGGCGCCGAGATCGTCCTGACACCCGGCCCGAAGGGCATGGGCGGGGCCATCACCCGCGCCGCCGAACTGGTCGAGGAGTACAAGGGTGAGGCCTTCATGCCGCAGCAGTTTGAAAACCCGGCCAACCCGGAGGCCCACCGCCGTACCACAGCGGAGGAGATCTGGAAGGCGACCGGCGGCAAGATCGACGCCTTTGTCTCTGGCGTGGGCACGGGCGGGACCATCACCGGTGTTTCTGAGGTTATCAAGTCGCGCAAGGAACTTTACGCCGTGGCCGTCGAGCCCGAGGCCAGCCCCGTCATCAGCGGCGGTAAGCCCGGCCCGCACAAGATCCAGGGCATCGGTGCCGGCTTCATCCCGAAGAACCTGAACACGGAGATCGTGGACGAGGTCATCCAGATTACCAATGAGCAGGCCTTCTCCACTGCGCAGGAACTTACCGCATTGGAAGGTATTCCGGTCGGCATTTCCTCTGGGGCTAATGTTCGCGCCGCGCTGACGCTGGCCGCCCGTCCTGAAATGGCCGGGAAGAAGATCGTCACGGTGGCCTGCAGCTCGGTCGAGCGTTACCTGAGCACCCCGCTGGCTGAAAAGGCCCGGCAGGAGGTTGCCGCCGGATTCAATATCTGA
- a CDS encoding DUF1559 domain-containing protein, with translation MELILSQRKRTPGGHYKGMTTIELVVTIAVIVILAAIILPAIGVVRDNARRTQCVSNLHQIYTTLQLYAADHQGYLPAASRATDPSVPAKQSPNTRWSRDLDEYLPQSRRAAETSLLWENELFVCPAAVTPSGRSGPKYIRMAYNSSAAWYGDGGTNRFEPRHYNSIANPALTPLVYDGRLGPRFEMQTNYYANWPQASSDRNNPPDSMLYFSFRHNGNMNVLTADGAVKSVDPVWLDNLTEQKWKGID, from the coding sequence ATGGAACTGATACTATCTCAGCGCAAGCGCACCCCCGGTGGTCACTACAAAGGGATGACTACAATCGAGCTTGTGGTGACGATCGCGGTGATCGTTATCCTGGCCGCCATCATCCTTCCGGCCATCGGGGTGGTTCGCGACAATGCACGAAGAACGCAGTGCGTCAGCAACCTGCACCAGATATACACAACGCTACAGTTGTACGCCGCAGACCATCAGGGGTACCTGCCTGCCGCCTCGCGCGCGACCGATCCATCCGTCCCCGCCAAGCAATCGCCAAATACCCGCTGGTCACGCGATCTCGATGAATACCTCCCTCAAAGCCGCCGGGCGGCGGAGACCTCGCTGCTCTGGGAAAATGAGTTGTTCGTCTGTCCGGCCGCTGTCACTCCCAGCGGTAGAAGCGGCCCCAAGTACATCCGGATGGCGTACAACTCAAGTGCTGCCTGGTACGGCGATGGCGGGACGAACCGCTTCGAACCCCGCCATTACAACTCCATTGCCAACCCCGCGTTGACGCCGCTGGTTTACGACGGTCGTCTGGGTCCGCGCTTCGAGATGCAGACCAACTATTACGCCAACTGGCCTCAGGCCAGCAGCGACCGCAACAACCCGCCGGACAGTATGTTGTACTTCTCGTTTCGCCACAACGGGAACATGAACGTGCTCACGGCCGATGGCGCCGTCAAATCCGTGGACCCCGTGTGGCTGGACAACCTGACCGAGCAAAAATGGAAGGGCATTGATTAA
- a CDS encoding ArsR/SmtB family transcription factor, with product MTIPLQEKQQQLYRQLARIGEALASPQRLKLLSLLSQGEKHVDQLAELTGQSKAAASAHLKVLRGSRLADTRKDGRNVYYRLAGENVSRFWLTLRTLGEDLDPEMREILHAHFETPESLSALSMSDVLQQVQSRKSLLLDLRPEDEFAAGHLPHARNLPFPRLEAHLGDIPAKRPVLVYCRGPYCLMAIKGTSLLRDSGVPAHRLRFSVPEWRAADLPLDDSQ from the coding sequence ATGACCATCCCCCTCCAGGAGAAACAGCAGCAGCTCTACCGGCAACTCGCCCGCATCGGCGAGGCGCTGGCCAGCCCGCAACGCCTGAAGCTGCTCAGCCTGCTCAGCCAGGGGGAAAAGCACGTGGACCAACTGGCCGAGCTGACCGGTCAGTCGAAGGCCGCCGCCAGCGCCCACCTGAAAGTCCTGCGCGGGTCGCGGCTCGCGGACACGCGCAAGGACGGGCGCAACGTTTACTACCGCCTGGCCGGTGAGAACGTCAGCCGCTTCTGGCTGACGTTGCGGACGCTCGGCGAAGACCTCGACCCGGAAATGCGCGAGATCCTGCACGCCCATTTCGAAACCCCCGAAAGCCTCTCCGCGCTCTCAATGAGCGACGTGCTCCAGCAGGTTCAATCCCGCAAAAGCCTTTTGCTCGACCTGCGCCCCGAGGACGAATTCGCCGCCGGGCACCTCCCCCATGCCCGCAACCTGCCCTTTCCCCGCCTTGAGGCGCACCTTGGAGACATCCCAGCCAAGCGGCCCGTCCTCGTCTATTGCCGCGGCCCCTACTGCCTCATGGCGATCAAGGGTACTTCGCTCCTGCGCGATAGTGGCGTGCCTGCCCATCGGCTGCGCTTCAGCGTCCCCGAGTGGCGAGCCGCCGACCTGCCGCTGGACGACTCCCAATAG
- a CDS encoding superoxide dismutase yields METTPDSTPPVNLNRRAFVGAAGLAGLGLLGASRAQAAPATSSSTTNSLLYTVPMNSAGEYELPPLPYAYDALEPAIDAETMRLHHDIHFNGYKNGLNKALAQLKQFRSAGDYPEISYWENELAFNGAGYNLHTVFFANMAPEGTTKPSSTLSKTLDTHFGGLDAFKGQFSAAAAKVQGSGWAILGYQPFGGKLVVLQAEKHQNLTQWGVIPILALDVWEHAYYLKYQNRRGDYIKNWWNVVNWDNVAQRTEAAMTA; encoded by the coding sequence ATGGAAACGACACCTGACAGCACTCCCCCCGTCAATCTGAACCGCCGCGCCTTTGTCGGTGCCGCAGGCCTCGCCGGACTGGGGCTTCTCGGTGCCAGCCGCGCCCAGGCCGCCCCTGCCACCTCTTCTTCCACCACCAATTCGCTCCTCTACACTGTGCCCATGAACAGTGCGGGCGAGTACGAACTCCCCCCGCTCCCCTATGCCTACGACGCGCTGGAGCCGGCCATCGACGCCGAGACCATGCGCCTGCACCACGACATCCACTTCAACGGCTACAAGAACGGGCTCAACAAGGCGCTCGCCCAACTCAAGCAGTTCCGCTCCGCCGGAGACTACCCGGAGATTTCCTACTGGGAGAACGAGCTGGCCTTCAACGGCGCGGGCTACAACCTGCACACCGTTTTTTTCGCAAACATGGCCCCGGAAGGGACAACCAAGCCCTCCTCCACCCTGAGCAAGACCCTCGACACGCACTTCGGTGGCCTCGACGCCTTCAAGGGGCAATTCTCCGCCGCCGCCGCCAAGGTCCAGGGCAGCGGCTGGGCCATCCTCGGCTACCAGCCCTTCGGCGGCAAGCTCGTCGTCCTCCAGGCCGAGAAGCACCAGAATCTGACCCAGTGGGGCGTCATCCCGATCCTCGCGCTCGATGTCTGGGAGCACGCCTATTACCTCAAGTATCAGAACCGCCGCGGCGACTACATCAAGAACTGGTGGAACGTCGTCAACTGGGATAACGTCGCCCAGCGCACCGAGGCAGCCATGACGGCCTGA
- a CDS encoding DNA-3-methyladenine glycosylase, with product MSIPKGKVLPVAFYRREAETVTRELLGKALCRALPGGGVRRCLLTELEAYVGPHDKACHASKGKTPRTAVMFEPGGVFYVYLCYGMHWMLNIVTGAKDYPAAVLVRGVEEISGPGRVTKQLGIGREQNALPVRRTSGLWVEDVGIEILDTQVERTPRIGINYAGEYWVNQPLRYLVRPK from the coding sequence ATGTCCATCCCGAAAGGAAAAGTGCTGCCGGTTGCTTTTTACCGGCGCGAGGCCGAAACCGTGACCCGCGAGTTGTTGGGGAAGGCGCTGTGCCGGGCGTTGCCCGGCGGCGGGGTACGGCGTTGCCTGCTGACGGAGCTGGAGGCCTACGTCGGCCCGCACGATAAGGCCTGCCACGCGAGCAAGGGTAAGACGCCGCGCACGGCCGTGATGTTCGAGCCCGGCGGTGTCTTTTACGTGTACTTGTGCTATGGCATGCACTGGATGCTGAACATCGTCACCGGCGCGAAGGACTACCCGGCGGCGGTGCTTGTGCGGGGAGTGGAGGAGATTTCCGGTCCCGGTCGCGTGACGAAGCAGCTCGGCATCGGGCGCGAGCAGAACGCGCTGCCCGTCCGCCGGACCAGCGGCCTTTGGGTGGAGGATGTCGGTATCGAAATTTTGGATACACAAGTCGAGCGCACGCCCCGCATCGGCATCAACTATGCGGGGGAATACTGGGTGAACCAGCCGCTGCGCTACCTCGTGCGCCCCAAGTAA